DNA from Branchiostoma lanceolatum isolate klBraLanc5 chromosome 6, klBraLanc5.hap2, whole genome shotgun sequence:
CAAGGTCTTTCAATGATCTGCAATGTgttccatgatgatgatgaatatgttCAAAAGATATTACAGTGATTTCATAGGTCTTTATATTATATGGAAGGTCTCGAATTTTCCTTCAATGGTTGAAGTCTTTTAATGGTCATTCTTAAATGCATTCATAACCCTTGCATTGATATTTCCGAACTTCAAATAGACAGTAGTGACAGGGTTATTTCAGTTTTACGAAAAGGTTACCGGAtttgggtcccccgaaagtgcgaaatggaacgaaatggaacgaaatggaacgaaatggaacgtaatggaacgaaatggaacgaaatggaacgaaatggaacgaaatggaacgaaatggaacgaaatggaacgaactaaaacaacatatgtaacattatgaaatgaaataccagtagatagcgaaatataaggagtagaccggaacaggaagcattttaaatacagaagtgagtgttaaatacataatataacgtgttttatttcttgaatctatgtgataaatatagaatacaacacggggtattccgtatcacccgaggtaccagcccgaccgcgggtcggatcgcccgacggccgtaggccggagggcgatccgacccgcgggagggctgggaccgagggtgatgcggaatacaacgtgttgtattttatttatgtcataccttggtcatacccacccgcgaaaacatacatttcaatgcggaatgcgccagaagttgagggagttttgtgtcctcgaacaagaaactgtagcaacattgattccaatctccgaatccggtattcgaatttccgacgtccgcacaaccggcgcgctcgaaatgcgttcgaaatattctatggaagcctgtgtgataacacttccgaaccctatgtgatccggatagttatcacacggtccggaacacccgtatcaggcccaggcatgacataatattaaatacaacgtttttgtcgcgtttgtgtggctagattcttccctaacaatggaggcgccgcgtgcaaataGATCCGGCCGCCGCTCTTCCtcgtttaccaacgatctgcaaatgaactgcggCAAATAGCATGGGAAAAcgagcaaacggaactgagtatcgaagttaggactagattatacagttagTTGTAACATttcatctcataattcaccaagagggcatgagacaagcgtttttttattatttatacagcgtgctTGCGTGTTGCGGGACGGAACTCTTCTCCCCCAAATGaagccccgcatacaaataaaccgccattgttgccagctCGACGGAACTGTGgtcgtgctaccgacaggttgaatcaaactccgactttccagttatttacatacggttttagtccataactagtacgtagcatatgcatatctccgcaacaacgatttttatacaaccaattgttcggctcaaagtcagacccctgacggggaatggacccctccgtttatgatatgcaaatgaagctctgcgctgcgtcaccaatttcacacatttcacactccattcaaaactctggagacatttctgcttccttgttcacgacaaaacaaagggagggtgtgaacgagcaggacctgtatttcacggttcacacaacacgcaaacacgctagctgtatacataataagattacgcttgcctcatgccctcttggagatgcaatgttaccaccaacttctgtattatctagtcctaacttcgatactcatttccgtttgcttgttttccccgcaatttgcagcagttcatttgcagatcgttggtacacaaggaagagcggcggatctctttgcacgcggcgcctccatttttagggaagaatctagccacacaaacgcgacaaaaacgttgtatttaatattatcacattgattcaagaaataaaacacgtaatattatacgccaaaaataattactcaagcaactggataaagttttgaaacagtcagacgttccagacagcatccactgtcttatccagttgcttgagtaattatttttggcgtatcttactacctggatgtctaactttcatcaacacgtaatattatgtattttaccacttacttctgtatttaaaatgcttcctgttccggtctactccttataattcgctatctactggtatttcattccatttcgttccatttcgttccatttcgttccatttcgttccatttcgttccatttcgttccatttcgcactttcgggggaccgccgGATTTAGGTACAAGGGGAATAGCCCCGGTAGTAATGTATTATGGCACCCAGACCCCAATGGAATTCATTACCTCCGCGAAAGGAGCTTGCCGTAGACTAGTGTTTTTTATATGTCTTTCCGCATACATTGGTAAGAATAAGTAATAAGAAGCTATGGatagattatgatgatattagattatgtgggtaggtttggGGGAAATCAAGGTGGATTTTAGCTGTCTGGCGGCTTGCCTTTGTACAAAAGCGGAACTGTCTATTTGGTAACTTCTGTCTTGTTGAACAAGTCTAAGTATTGTAACCTCTGGTCACCAGTCTTAGGAGCTACTGTGCCCGGCGGGACACCAAGCATTCCGGGAGAGAAGGGTGCCTCGGGCCTGGCTGGACATGTCCCTGGACCACCTGGACCTCGATGGCCAGGGCAGAAGGGACCCATAGTGCCGGGTGACCAGGGAGAGAATGGACCTCCAGGGTTGATGGGGCCAACTGGACCGCTAGGTCCAACGCCAACCGGACCGCCTGAACGtcaccaaacatctgcttggaacatGTGGACTACAGGTGAGACTTCCGTTCTGTCATCACGGGGTACAacctacgtcatcaaaatggtgGCAGCCGAACGTTTGAAGGTCGCggaagattgattgattgacaattTTCTCTTCTAGCGTCCTTCGCTGATAGGTCGGTTAGCCTTCCAACACTTTCGCCTGAGTGTCTCAAGATCATTTAAAGCCAAAACTATAGTCATGCCGACATTTGCGGCGTTTGGCAATCGCTTACCTTGATTCCCTCGATGAGTCATGTAGCCATTTTACACTGAACTATGCCCGATATATCTCGATTCAGTTTAAAGACATGACAATGAATTTGAATTGTAGATGATCCTGAGATGTTCTACCACTTGATAAGCTAGGTTAGTTACATCCTGCTCTCTCTGGAGGACGCTAGAAGAGGATATTGTGGACATCCACCGCTCGCTTTCCGGCTGCAGCCGTTTTGATAATAGTATCCCGTGGTCATGTGTGCAGAGCTGTAATGTTTTAAACGTTTAACGTAACGTGTACAATGTAAGTGGTTTCTACAAACAGGAACTTGCAGGACCACCCCACAAGCACAATTCTAATTCTAATGCCCAACAATTTTATTTCAGCCTATTGTCCCAAAGGCTACAGCGAGTTTcgtggaatctgctacaaggacTTCAAGGCACAAAAGACCTTCAGCGAAGCGGCAACGGCTTGTCTCTTTGATGGTGGCATCCTTGCTGCGCCAAAAGATGCCGACATCAACGACTTCCTGATCGCCTTACACGGAGAAGAGGACGGCTACGACATGTTCTGGTTTGGCCTTCACGATCGGCGCCAAGAGGGAAGCTTTGAGTGGATGGATGGCACTCAACTTGGGAAGTTCAACGCGTGGGGTGAGGGGCAACCGGACAACCACGGTAGCTCTGAAGACTGCGTTCTCTACATGAATCAGCGAAAGTTGTGGTCAGACTACCCCTGCAATTTCCGTCTGAGCTTCATCTGTCAGGTCATTCCAGGTACGTCACGGAACACGTTATCTTTTGCAAGAAACATTCCAACAGATGAGATTTCGAAAATATTTACACGTAAACAAGTTATGTTTAAAAGACATCTGTCGTGATGTATtacggtcaaaggtcaaggttgacaACTCTTcagttgaaaacatttttttgtctatttaCTGTTCAGGTTTCCATTCTTTCAAGTTCTCCCCAAATAAGCCTGTTTTACGTTCTACAAAGTCCATGGAACAAACCAGAACACGATAGAAAGCACCAAAATTCAGCAACGTGCTGTCTTTATCTACTTCTCGGGATCCTGGAAGTGTGAGATGGCTCATTTCCGTAACCATGACTCCTATGGAAAATGCAATCCTCGCCAAACTAATCTTAATGCCATGTATTGTTTTCAGGAAAGAAGACTAGGGGATTTGATTTGAGGGATGAATGAGGAAATGAGAGGATGCTCTATCATGACCACTACTGACTGGCTCTTTGACGGTCCTCAGTTAAGGTTGACAATACCCTTTGTTAACTTACCAAAGGATCAGATGAGCAAGTCACTAAGTGTGAGCTTGACATTCTTTGCCTTTTAACGTCTAAGTTTTTCATCTCTTTCTGCTGCTTTGTGTGTACGAGTTATCCTAATTACAAATGGTAGTAATCCTATCGAACTGAATCCATTCAGCAATGACTGATGTACAGTGCACTTGTCCAATTTGGAAATGGctatattatatgatataacGTGAGAATTTTGATTGTTATATTGTTACTCTTATATTGATGTATGCTCTATGAATGGACATGCATAGCATGCTTTGTATGTTAATGAGGGATGATAAGGAAAGAATTGAAAAAGATTGAAAATGCCATTGCCCCTGAGGCATCATCAAAAAGTTATGCACTTATTGCAGCTTGCTGTAATATCTAAGGGTATAGACTGAATTGCTCATTTCCCTTTCATTAATATTATTGTGAAACAGTGAAAAGCCTGGAGGATGTTGCTGCAAAGCATTTGAACATCTAAAGTCCGATACTGTCTTTCTATAATACAATGTAAAGTAGCAAAAAGCActcaaataataacaaaaaagtAGCGATCACTGTAGGCGAAGATTATTGTCACCTTTGTTAATTATGTAAAAATCACCATAATGACTTTAAGAGGTATACAATTTTATTGAAACTATAACAACAGGTCAATGACAAGTGACttccaaaaaatgtattttgtcaaCTCACATTGGGATGATCGTTTCATTTCATGTATAAAACTTTAAAGTATACGCATTGCACAATGTTGACAACCTCAGTGTACATGGTACATAGCATAATACAGTCCCTATGTAATGTCATGCTGtaagtgaaaaataaaatgtagatGATATATAAAGCATGATGGATCATCTTTGAGCACATGACTTGACCAATAGAAATATAGGttccaaactacatgtatcagctGTACCTACAGCCTACTACAGGATAATTGACCCACTGTAGGGCACTTGATTTCATTCACACAAGATTCTGGGTCATTGTAAGCCTGTACCATAccacaccccccaccccacccacccccTGTGTAAAGGATGAGGCAAGATAAAAAAGTAAAGTCTGTGTCTAGAAGCTTGAAGTTGGAGGACTGTCACCTGAAAAGCTGAAGATTCCGCCAGACATTCACAAGTCATTGTGTTCAACAGCCTTACACTTTAGACCTTGTCCTTGAATATGACATTGTGTCCTATGACCTTGTATTCTATGACCTTGCCTATTTTGTGCTGTCTCCTGTTTGACCGTTGCTAGCCACAGTTCCATGACCTTGTATAgtgtacattgtaaatgcagaaatatttgcagggatttaatttcatgttaaggagaaaatggggtgttcgcggtggttttgagttcgcatttgaaacaatagtagcactacagtcacacaattgaATAGCTTTTTGCaatggctttaagttcgcggttaagagttcactgcaaaaaccatgagCATAAATTAGACCACCaccaaatatttctgcatttacagtatgaccttCTGTCCTATGACCTTGCAAATACTGTGCTATCTCCTGTGGTGCTGTGTGACCTCTGCCAGCCCCTGCTCGATGACCTTGAGGTCCTCCATGTCGTCCTTGATGATGCCGATCAGGTGAGTCAGGCCTTCCTGCTGCTGCTTTATGTGCTGGAAGGAAATGAAAGTGTGAAAATTCCGGAAAAAAAGGTACAAACTAGAAAAAATTTCCATAAAATAGTTGGCTCATGCTTCAGAAGATTCTATCCTGTTGACAAGATAGACATTTTCCACTCTGCAGGAACCCATGCTAAAGACGGGCCAACAAAAATGAAGAGAGAAAGAcattaagaaaaacatttcattgtcACCATTGTGCTACAAAAAGTCTCCACCCCTGAGCAAAGTTCATCAATTTCTGTCAAAGAACATCAATTTCTGtcaaagatttgacttttcGAAGATTATGAAAGCTCAGTTGAGTTGGACTAGAACACAGGACCTTTTTGTACtcttggatgtacatgtacaactgtgaGACTAGATCACAAAACACATAGTTCCATTGTCTGTACTGGTGtattagaagtacatgtagaccTTTAAACTGGGTCCCCCTTTTATGTACCTGTCTTAGTTGTGGTTTTCTGGTCCTGTTTCAGCTGTGGAGCTCAAACCCTCGACCCCTGATtcttgtctgtacatgtacatgtgtacatgtctcAGCCGAGGGACTTTAACTCACTTAAAAAACCTGTGGTCCCCTGCATGTGAATACCTGTCTCAGCTATGGGACTAGAACCTCGCACCCCTGGTCCAATTGTCTCAGTATATGAGACTAGAACCTTTGACCCCTGGTCCCACTGTTTGTGGGACAAGAACCCATGACCCCTGTCTGCCCGTCTCAGCAGGGGGTCATGAACCCATGACCCCTGTGTTGGAGACTAGAACCCATGACCCCTGATCCCCTGTGTTTGAGACTAGAATCCATGACCCCTGATCCCCTGTGTTTGAGACTAGAACCCATGACCCCTGATCCCCTGTGTTTGAGACAAGAACCTATGACCCCTGATCCCCTGTGTTTGAGACTAGAATCCATGACCCctgatcccgtgtttgagactAGAACCCATGACCCctgatcccgtgtttgagactagaacccatgacctctgatcccgtgtttgagactAGAATCCATGACCCctgatcccgtgtttgagactAGAACCCATGACCCCTGATCCCCTGTGTTTGAGACAAGAACCTATGACCCCTGATCCCCTGTGTTTGAGACTAGAATCCATGACCCctgatcccgtgtttgagactAGAACCCATGACCCctgatcccgtgtttgagactagaacccatgacctctgatcccgtgtttgagactAGAATCCATGACCCctgatcccgtgtttgagactAGAACCCATGACCCCTGATCCTCTGTGTTTGAGACTAGAATCCATGACCCctgatcccgtgtttgagactAGAATCCATGACCCctgatcccgtgtttgagactAGAATCCATGACCCctgatcccgtgtttgagactAGAACCCATGACCCctgatcccgtgtttgagactAGAACCCATGACCCCTGATCCCCTGTGTTTGAGACTAGAATCCATGACCCCTGTTCCCGTGTTTGAGACTAGAATCCATGACCCCTGATCCCCTGTGTTTGATACTAGAACCCATGACCCCTGATCCCCTGTGTTTGAGACTAGAACCCATGACCCCTGATCCCCTGTGTTTGAGACTAGAACCCATGACCCCTGA
Protein-coding regions in this window:
- the LOC136437615 gene encoding collectin-11-like, with protein sequence MIERGEPVCAPLAAGSTDGQTCGPPSPQSTTSSGRDGDNEYENWGEVMETSSDMEDNEAEAVKGEKRPDPLQGARLERNDEGIGPQDNLPQHIADTIAVLGATVPGGTPSIPGEKGASGLAGHVPGPPGPRWPGQKGPIVPGDQGENGPPGLMGPTGPLGPTPTGPPERHQTSAWNMWTTAYCPKGYSEFRGICYKDFKAQKTFSEAATACLFDGGILAAPKDADINDFLIALHGEEDGYDMFWFGLHDRRQEGSFEWMDGTQLGKFNAWGEGQPDNHGSSEDCVLYMNQRKLWSDYPCNFRLSFICQVIPGKKTRGFDLRDE